Proteins from a single region of Carettochelys insculpta isolate YL-2023 chromosome 17, ASM3395843v1, whole genome shotgun sequence:
- the SNPH gene encoding syntaphilin isoform X1: MSLPGSRRSSTGSRSRGLYGRSGLASFFKSAAPPATPTEKQPLLPASRRPSPPVSMRDTYGTSSLSSSSNSGSCKGSDSSPTPRRPVKYSLCSDNHGIKPPTPEQYLTPLQQKEVCIRHLKARLKDTQERLQDRDSEIEDLKTQLSRMQEDWIEEECHRVEAQLALKEARKEIKQLKQVIDTVKNNLMEKDKGLQKYFVDINIQNKKLETLLHSMEIAQNGAVKEEGAGESAGGSPARSLTRSSTYTKLSDQAAGDRNVGDSQTLSAEEVVDSGFVAADDSLSRTDLLEQSSLLSSGVEFCTEEGSLQSSFTLGSRLPTSSTCEKLMGAQGSMEAGVQASCMQEQAIQTDFVHYQPDLDTILEKVMKSQACSLGSPTSVWVSEMEDVVPSSEMQAQNFPETVDVMATDPNSAVVVTAGDGTETAAEQEGCPALVNNNPAVHQPPRTSQSVSITCPLEEDATELSQEVPAPKSYWSRHFIVDLLAVVVPAVPTVAWLCRTQRRQGQPIYNISSLLRGCCMVALHSLRKISCRSVGNMGGGSGTSQP, encoded by the exons ATGTCCCTGCCCGGAAGCAGACGGTCCTCCACCGGCTCTCGAAG CCGGGGGCTTTACGGAAGGAGTGGCTTGGCCTCGTTCTTTAAGTCCGCCGCACCCCCTGCCACTCCGACTGAGAAACAGCCTCTTCTTCCTGCCTCCAGGCGCCCCTCTCCCCCCGTGAGCATGCGGGACACCTACGGCACCTCCtcgctgagcagcagcagcaactcggGCTCCTGCAAGGGGAGcgacagcagccccaccccaag GCGGCCTGTCAAGTACAGCCTGTGCAGCGATAACCATGGGATAAAACCCCCCACGCCTGAGCAGTACCTGACCCCCCTCCAGCAGAAGGAGGTCTGCATCAGACACCTGAAGGCCCGGCTGAAggacacccaggagagactccagGACAG GGATTCGGAGATTGAGGATCTGAAGACCCAGCTCTCGAGGATGCAGGAGGACTGGATCGAGGAGGAGTGCCATCGCGTGGAGGCTCAGCTGGCACTCAAGGAGGCCCGGAAGGAGATCAAACAACTAAAGCAGGTGATTGACACCGTCAAGAACAACCTGATGGAGAAggacaaaggccttcagaagtaCTTTGTGGACATCAACATCCAGAATAAGAAGCTGGAGACTTTGCTGCACAGCATGGAGATAGCACAGAATGGGGCTGtgaaggaggaaggggctggggagtcaGCGGGGGGCTCCCCAGCCCGCTCACTTACCCGCAGCTCCACCTACACCAAGCTGAGTGACCAGGCAGCAGGGGACAGGAATGTTGGGGACTCACAGACGCTGTCAGCTGAGGAGGTGGTGGACAGTGGCTTTGTGGCTGCAGATGACTCCCTGAGCCGGACGGActtgctggagcagagcagcctgCTCTCCTCAGGGGTCGAGTTCTGCACGGAGGAGGGTTCTCTGCAGAGCTCGTTCACGCTGGGCTCCAGACTTCCCACCAGCTCCACCTGTGAGAAGCTGATGGGTGCGCAAGGCAGCATGGAGGCGGGAGTGCAGGCCAGCTGCATGCAGGAGCAGGCCATCCAAACGGACTTTGTGCACTACCAACCAGACCTGGACACTATCCTGGAAAAGGTCATGAAGTCCCAGGCTTGCAGCCTGGGCAGCCCCACATCAGTGTGGGTGTCCGAAATGGAAGACGTTGTGCCCAGCTCTGAGATGCAGGCCCAGAACTTCCCCGAGACCGTGGACGTGATGGCGACGGACCCCAACTCCGCTGTGGTGGTGACCGCAGGAGATGGGACAGAGACTGCAGCGGAGcaagagggctgcccagccctggtgaaCAACAACCCTGCTGTGCACCAGCCCCCTCGCACGAGCCAGTCGGTGAGCATCACTTGCCCGCTGGAGGAAGACGCCACTGAGCTGAGTCAAGAAGTCCCGGCACCGAAAAGCTACTGGAGCCGCCATTTCATCGTGGATCTCTTGGCCGTGGTGGTGCCGGCAGTGCCCACGGTAGCCTGGCTGTGCCGTACTCAGCGAAGGCAGGGCCAGCCCATATACAATATCAGCTCGCTGCTCCGCGGGTGCTGCATGGTTGCCCTGCACTCCTTACGGAAGATCAGCTGTCGCTCAGTTGGCAACATGGGAGGTGGCAGCGGCACGTCCCAGCCATAA
- the SNPH gene encoding syntaphilin isoform X2, with amino-acid sequence MSLPGSRRSSTGSRRRPSPPVSMRDTYGTSSLSSSSNSGSCKGSDSSPTPRRPVKYSLCSDNHGIKPPTPEQYLTPLQQKEVCIRHLKARLKDTQERLQDRDSEIEDLKTQLSRMQEDWIEEECHRVEAQLALKEARKEIKQLKQVIDTVKNNLMEKDKGLQKYFVDINIQNKKLETLLHSMEIAQNGAVKEEGAGESAGGSPARSLTRSSTYTKLSDQAAGDRNVGDSQTLSAEEVVDSGFVAADDSLSRTDLLEQSSLLSSGVEFCTEEGSLQSSFTLGSRLPTSSTCEKLMGAQGSMEAGVQASCMQEQAIQTDFVHYQPDLDTILEKVMKSQACSLGSPTSVWVSEMEDVVPSSEMQAQNFPETVDVMATDPNSAVVVTAGDGTETAAEQEGCPALVNNNPAVHQPPRTSQSVSITCPLEEDATELSQEVPAPKSYWSRHFIVDLLAVVVPAVPTVAWLCRTQRRQGQPIYNISSLLRGCCMVALHSLRKISCRSVGNMGGGSGTSQP; translated from the exons ATGTCCCTGCCCGGAAGCAGACGGTCCTCCACCGGCTCTCGAAG GCGCCCCTCTCCCCCCGTGAGCATGCGGGACACCTACGGCACCTCCtcgctgagcagcagcagcaactcggGCTCCTGCAAGGGGAGcgacagcagccccaccccaag GCGGCCTGTCAAGTACAGCCTGTGCAGCGATAACCATGGGATAAAACCCCCCACGCCTGAGCAGTACCTGACCCCCCTCCAGCAGAAGGAGGTCTGCATCAGACACCTGAAGGCCCGGCTGAAggacacccaggagagactccagGACAG GGATTCGGAGATTGAGGATCTGAAGACCCAGCTCTCGAGGATGCAGGAGGACTGGATCGAGGAGGAGTGCCATCGCGTGGAGGCTCAGCTGGCACTCAAGGAGGCCCGGAAGGAGATCAAACAACTAAAGCAGGTGATTGACACCGTCAAGAACAACCTGATGGAGAAggacaaaggccttcagaagtaCTTTGTGGACATCAACATCCAGAATAAGAAGCTGGAGACTTTGCTGCACAGCATGGAGATAGCACAGAATGGGGCTGtgaaggaggaaggggctggggagtcaGCGGGGGGCTCCCCAGCCCGCTCACTTACCCGCAGCTCCACCTACACCAAGCTGAGTGACCAGGCAGCAGGGGACAGGAATGTTGGGGACTCACAGACGCTGTCAGCTGAGGAGGTGGTGGACAGTGGCTTTGTGGCTGCAGATGACTCCCTGAGCCGGACGGActtgctggagcagagcagcctgCTCTCCTCAGGGGTCGAGTTCTGCACGGAGGAGGGTTCTCTGCAGAGCTCGTTCACGCTGGGCTCCAGACTTCCCACCAGCTCCACCTGTGAGAAGCTGATGGGTGCGCAAGGCAGCATGGAGGCGGGAGTGCAGGCCAGCTGCATGCAGGAGCAGGCCATCCAAACGGACTTTGTGCACTACCAACCAGACCTGGACACTATCCTGGAAAAGGTCATGAAGTCCCAGGCTTGCAGCCTGGGCAGCCCCACATCAGTGTGGGTGTCCGAAATGGAAGACGTTGTGCCCAGCTCTGAGATGCAGGCCCAGAACTTCCCCGAGACCGTGGACGTGATGGCGACGGACCCCAACTCCGCTGTGGTGGTGACCGCAGGAGATGGGACAGAGACTGCAGCGGAGcaagagggctgcccagccctggtgaaCAACAACCCTGCTGTGCACCAGCCCCCTCGCACGAGCCAGTCGGTGAGCATCACTTGCCCGCTGGAGGAAGACGCCACTGAGCTGAGTCAAGAAGTCCCGGCACCGAAAAGCTACTGGAGCCGCCATTTCATCGTGGATCTCTTGGCCGTGGTGGTGCCGGCAGTGCCCACGGTAGCCTGGCTGTGCCGTACTCAGCGAAGGCAGGGCCAGCCCATATACAATATCAGCTCGCTGCTCCGCGGGTGCTGCATGGTTGCCCTGCACTCCTTACGGAAGATCAGCTGTCGCTCAGTTGGCAACATGGGAGGTGGCAGCGGCACGTCCCAGCCATAA